Part of the Mariprofundus sp. NF genome is shown below.
GTTTTTGTGGCTCATGAAATTGAATATGCAGCGCATCTCCTGTTTCACTTACTACACATGCCGCTGGCTGCATCTGATAACGCACCTTGGCAGTCACAGCTTCACAGGTATGCGGCTTGCGAATCCAGCTGATATCAGCCACCTCTACCTCGCGAATCACCGCATCCTCAGGATGCGCCACAACTACAATGGCTTTCACACCATCGAGCCCGACAACATGCCACGGACCATCGGGCAATCCTAAACCTTTGCGCTGACCCAGTGTGTAATGGGCAATGCCCTGATGACGCCCCAGCCTGTTACCCTGCGTATCAACAATATCACCTTCAATAAATCCAGCTGATGCACCTTCGCGCTTGAGAAAGGCGATGCGATCGCCGGCCGGGATAAAGCAGATATCCTGACTCTCATGTTTCTCAGCCGTTGGCAGCTTGTAAAAACGAGCAAGTTTGCGTGTATCATCCTTCTCAAGGCCACCGACAGGAAAGAGGATACGTGATGCCTGCTCACGATTGGTTGTGGCCAGAAAATAACTCTGATCCTTTTTGGCATCATTACCCTTGAGCAGATGAATGCCGGATTCATCATCGCTGCGCTGCACATAGTGACCTGTGGCCACATATTTCGCTTCCAGCTGATCAGCAGCTTTTAAGAGTGCCCCGAACTTCACAAAGCGGTTACAGCGTTCACACGGATTGGGGGTGCGCCCAGTCTCATAATCGGCCACAAACGGATCGATCACATCGCGACGGAACTCTTCGCGCATATCCATCGCATAAAACGGGATACCAACAGAATCAGCTACACGGCGCGCATCATAGGAGTCTTCAAGGGAGCAGCAGGAGCCATGCGCATTCACATCCTCACGCGAGTAGTCCCAGACATTAAGAAATACCCCGATCACATCCAGCTCGGCCTCTTTCAGCAGAGCGGCCATCACGGATGAATCCACACCGCCACTCATCGCAGCGATCACCCGCACCCCTTTCAGATGTTTCAGTCCGCCGACAACTTCAGCGATTATCTCTTCAGCAGTTCGTTCCATGGCCCAAACCTAGCACTCGACCTGGATTTGTCCTGCTGTTGCATTGTGCGGGTTAAGATCGGCCTCTATAAAACCGTGACGCTGCAGGAAATCGATAACCACCAGGTTGCAGTTGGGTTTAAAATCTTCTGTATCGCGCACAATTTCGGCCACCTTTTCAATCGGCATCAACGCAAAGCTTTCGACCTCACCGTCGGTACAGCGCGGGCTAAAGCTTTCGGGTAGAAGCAGGTCGTAACAGAAGATTGTGTCATGCCTTACCCCCTTAGCCACCTCACAGCAGTAGCTGATCTGCCCCACATATTCGGCAGCAGCAGCCAGCTCCGGCGGAATATCCGCCTCCTCCCTGCACTCCTTGGCGAGATTCTCAGCCAGCGAAATAGCATATGGAAGACCGCCAGCAACCAGCTGATCAAGCTTGCCGGGAAAGGCTCTGCGATCCGATGCCCTGCGTGCGATCCACATTGCCAATCCGTCAGAAGTCTGCACATACCCGTTAAGATGCTGACCAAAAGCACGAATGCCGAACTGTGAAACAGAAGCCCGGTCAATCTGCAGCAGCGCCGGTTTGCCAAATGCTTCGAGCACCGGAAACATCTCACCCATCAGATGCGTAACAGCACCGGACTCGGCCAAACTCGAAAGTACCGTGGCAACAGCATCTGATCGCTGTTCAAAACCGGTAAGCTGCGAATGAAGCAGCACCTGCTTATCGTTGACCACAAAACAGTCATGAAACCCGGCAAGCTGATCAGCAAAATCATGGCGAATCCGCCCCACTTCTATGCCATCAACCACAAACGGCAGAAAGTTATCGGGATTCCAGCTGTTCAGAGCTTTAATGTGATCAGCATAAGCCATCAGAGACCCCTGTCGTCCTGAACGATCTCAACCAGAATGCCGCTCGGGTCTTTGATGAAAAAGTATTGGATACCTGTTTTGCCCTCAACAACCTCAACATCATCAGCCAAGCCTAGCTGCCTGAGATGCGTCAGAGCCCCATGGATATCGGTTACCCTGATACCGAAATGTTTGATGCCGATACGCGGCAGATCAGTCGCCAGCTCTTTTGATGATTCCGGTGCCTCTGTTGCATCCTCAAAACAGAACAGCTCCAGTAACACCTCTTCCTGCTTAACAAAAGGGCCGGATTGCCGTTTGGACGACTGCAAGTCTCCCGTAGGGCGATGGGCATGGATGCCCTGAGTCAGATGGACGATTGCAACCTTCTTATCTTCGGCCTGCCAGTCGTAAACCGGCTCAAAACCAAAGGTAGCGTAAAATTCAATTGAGCTTTCCAGATTTTGGACACTTAGAGAGACATGATGAAAACTGAACATGCCAGTATCTTAACAGCCGCAAGCGGTTTGTCCTTCAAGTTTGCGCATTATTCGGGGATGGACTACGCTCAAACAAACACAGTAATCCAATACGAGAGGGAAAATGAACCATTCAAGACCTACCCCCTCGGATGCTTTAAGTGTGGCTGGATTTTAGTAACTGCTCAAACTTTTCAATAGGCACTGGCTTGCTAAACAAATATCCTTGAAAGGCATGGCAGCCGTGACGTGCTAAAAAATCTTTCTGAGCATCGATCTCGACCCCCTCAGCAATGACTCTCAAACTTAAACTGTCCGACAAAGAAATGATGGTTTTTGCAATAGCAGCATCATTTGAGTCGGTAAGAATGTTTCTGACAAAACTTTTATCAATTTTAAATTGGTCTAGCGGCAGCCGTTTCAAGTAAGAGAGCGATGAATAACCTGTTCCAAAATCATCTAATGAAAACCTCACACCATGATCTTTAAGTATGGACATTTTGGTAATAATGTTTTCCACATCAGAAACCAACATGCTCTCGGTTAATTCCAATTTCAGCTTGTACGGATTTGCCCCGGCATTACGAAGTGCTGCTAGCACCTGATCAACAAAGTTTTCTTGATGGAATTGATTTGCACTGACGTTTACCGCGATAGAAAGGTGAGCCATGTCCGGCTTTTCAGCCCACTTCGCTAGTTGCATACAGGCGGTTTCCAATACCCAATGCCCCAGCGGTAATACCAAGCCTGTTTCTTCGCATAGGGGAATGAAATCTAGGGGCGACACCAACCCGCGTTGTGGATGTTGCCACCGCACTAAAGCTTCAGCACCGGTGTAGCGACCATCTCCAACGATTTGAGGCTGGTAGTAAACGACAAACTGTCTCTGCGCTAATGCCTCCCGCAGATCTGTCTCAAGTACGGCTCTCTGGGTCACGATTTCCTGCATCTCTGGATCGAAGAATCGTAGCGTATTGCGTCCATCTTCTTTGGATTGATACATGGCAATATCTGCCTGTTTCAACAATTCTTCTGAAGAGAGAAGTTTGCCGCTAAACATGGTAACGCCAATACTGGGGGTACTGTGATGCTGATGCCCTGCAAGCAGGTAGGATTGATTAAGTGTGGCGAGAATCTTTTCACCAGTAACTTCAGTTTGAGCAACGGCTTCAATTTTATTTGCATTCAAACCTTTGAGCATCACAACAAACTCGTCGCCACCCAGTCGTGCCACGGTATCGCTCTCGCGAATGCAAGAAACAAGGCGTTTTGCAACTTGTTGTAAAAGCATATCCCCAACATCATGACCGCGCGTATCGTTCAATGTTTTGAATTTATCGAGATCTATAAACAGCAATGCGCCATAAGAACCGCTACGTTTGGTAGAAGTTAATGCCTGTCCCACACGTTCTAGAAGCAAGCGGCGATTAGGGAGCCGGGTAAGCGAATCGTAGTAGGCTAGGCGGTGAATCTTGGCTTCTGTTTCCTTGCTCCGGCTAATATCAGAAAAGGTGCCTACATAATTTCTTACCCTTCCATCAGGCGCTACAACAGCAGTAATCGTTAGTAGCTCGACATAGATACTGCCATTCTTGCGTTTATTCCACATTTCCCCCTGCCAGAAGCCCTTCTTTAGCAGGATACTCCACATGCGCTGATAAAACGCTTTGTCCTGTCTTCCTGATTTAAGCATTGCCGGTGTCTGACCCAAAGCATCTTCTGAGCTGTAGCCGGTCAAGCGTGTAAAAGCTTTATTCACACGAACAATAACTCCATCAGAATCTGTTATGAGCATCCCTGCTTCAGAGTCAAAGGCGGTAGCGGCGATGCGAAGCTCCTCTTCCGCCTTTACCTTTGCGGTAAAATCAATCCACATGGTAATGGCTAGGGTTCCTATCTGAAGGCTGTGCACTTCAAGCTTCTTCACTTCGCCATTTTTCGCAACGATGTCTAAAAGCATGGGCTGGATTGGCACACCTGATTTTGCAGATTTCTCCAGCATTGTGCCCCAATCCTTTTGAACCTTTTCACGATACGCGTCATCGGGAAAAAAGACCGGCCAATGAGCTTCAACAGTGGGTATATCTGCTTTCGTATATCCGAAAAGCTTTGTAAACGCACTGTTTAAGTAAACAACTTCTCCAGATGGGTTAAAATGCGCTGCAGGCAATGGCAACTGAGATAAGAAGACCTCTGCTTCATATATATTCATAGTGAAAAGACCTCCACCATCTCAGCTTTTGTTCGCCTAAACATGCGATAACAATGACCTTGACTACTCTGCCATGCTTCAACTGATGACAAAATAGATAAGTTGCAAAGAGGACCCTACGGGGTCAGGTCTACTTTTATACCATCAAGATCGAAACTGAAGACTCTTAATTCTTAATCTGAACATCCATCAAGCCGCGTAGGTTGCCATCCGGCATCGGTTTGAAGCCGCTGATGCGCGGGCCGGAGACGGCAATGACCGGATCATACCAGAGTGGGATATAGACCTTATCCTGCTGCATCTTCTGTTGAATCTTCGCATAGATCAGCTTGCGTTCAGGCTGGCTCTCTCCGGCTGCGGCAGCATCTAGCCAGCTATCCACTTGCGGATTGCTGTAGCGGCCACGGTTGGCACCTTTGGGTGGCCACATCTCAGTGTGCAGAATCCAGCGGTAGATATCGGGATCGGTGATGCCCACCCAGGCGAGAGAGAAGACCTGAAAATCACCGCGTTTGATGCGGGCATAGAAACCGCCCCACTCCAGTGATTCAATCGAAACTTTAATACCAACCTGCTGCCACATCGCGGCAATGGCTGTGGCCAGACGCAGGCGGATCGGATCGGTACTGGTTCTATAGTTGAGCACAAAACGGATGCCATCTTTATCCCTAGGGAAACCGGCCTGATCAAGCAGGGATTCGGCTTCAGTGAGATCAAACGGGGTAACTGGCAGCGGATTGGAGGCCCAGTGGCTGGCTGTAAGTACTGTTTCGGCAAGGACAGGCAGATCAGAGAAGAGTGCGGCTTTGAGCTTGTTGCGATCCAGCGCCAGTGCCAGTGCTTTGCGAACGCGAACATCACCTACCACTCTGTCCTGCATATTCAGGCCGATATAGGAGAAGGTGGTGGATGGTGCGGTTTGAATGTTGAGCTGCTTCTGCTCACGAATATAGGGCAGCAGATGCGGCGGCAGATCATTCTGCACAAAGTCGAGTTCACCACGGGTCAGTTTCAGCACCCTTGTGACCGGATCTTTCACACCGTTAAAGCGGATTTTAGCAACGCTGCCGACGTTTTCCCTGCGCTCAAGGGTGATGCCACTCTCACCCCACTCGGTGAGCTTATAGGGGCCACAACCGATGGTTTTGTGTGCATCATGGGGCGCAGAGGCGATCGATGCAGGGAGAATGCCTAGATTCAGACGGGTCAGCAGTGAGGCGTCGGGTTTGGAGAGGTGAATGGTGATTTGATGTTCACTATCAACTTCAACACGTTCAATAGCAGAAAAACTCGCTTTAAGCGGACTGACAAGTTTGGCATCAATGACCGCATTGAGTGTGGCTGCGACATCGTTTGCTGTCACCGGGCTACCATCACTAAAGGTGATGCCCTGCTTAATTCTGAAATGCCACAGCAGTGGCTCAGGGTGGCTCCAGCGCTCGGCCAGATCAGCTTCGGCATTGAATGATGCATCCAGCCTCAACAGGCCACGATGCAGAAAATCCTGCACACGCACCGATGCAGCATCGGTGGCAAAGCGGGGATCAACCGTGATCGGTAGCTGTGCCAGCCCCACGCGCAGCAGGTCACGATCACTCTCAGCCTGCTGGCAACCGGCCAGAAGCAGCACACAAAGAATCGACCTTAAGAGAAAAATTTTCATCAACAGAACAGAGGATGCTTCAATTTTGATTCATGGCAAGGCGTAAGGCGCGCAAAACCGGAGCGTATTGAAATACGTGACTCAGGCATCCACTGCCTTCGCCCTTCGGGCAATCCTTGATTGTCCAAACGGCTCCTGCCTTTTTGTGAGGATTTGAGCACCGAAGCAACGCAGCTATGGGACAAAAGTGGAGTATTCATTTTTATATCCGAGTCCAGAGACTCATCGCCTCTACATGCCCTGCCCCGGGAAAAAGATCCAGTGCACGCAGCGCTTTGAACTGATATCCATGCTTTTTCAGAATAGCACCATCCCTTGCTCCAGCCGCCACATCACAAGAGATCATAATAATCTTTTCCGGCAGCAGACGTGAAATCTGATCACAGATCCGTTTGGCACCTCGCCTTGGCGGATCAAGCAGCAGCAGATCAGCGCCGATATAGGGCTCGATATCAAAATCCTCAAAGAGATTAGCCTCTGTAAAGCTGGCTTTAACATGCAGCGCTTTGGCATTGGCTGCTGCCGCACGCACACTGGCGGCATTAAGTTCTGCACCGAAGACCTCTGCCCCGCTCGCTGCTGCAAGTGGCAGCGAGAGATTGCCGATACCACAGAAGAGATCGGCAATACGTCTTGGTTTTCCGGCCCAATCCTGAATCTGGGCAATCAACTCACGGTTCCCTTCAACCTGCCCCTGCACAAACCCATCCGGGCCAACCGTAACTGCCACATCCAGGTTTCCTGCAGGCAGCTGGTCATGAAGTGGGATAACAGGCTTCTTCAATGGCCGGGTGATACCCTGAGCATCCCGCCACCACCACTGCAGAACCAGTGCATCAAGTTCATCGGTGGCAATCGACTCAGGCGGATGCTCTGTTTCGATAATGAGATGAATACCATCATTAAGCTGCAATGCCTGCACTGATGCCACACCGTTCAGATGCATATTTTTTTCAATCAGGCGGGCGAGTTGATTAAGCTGAGGTGTGACAACCAGACAATCACGATGGCGCACCGGCTGATGGCTGGCAAAGGCTTTAAAGCCAAGAAACAGCCCCGCCCTGTCACTGCCCACTGACCAGCGGACACGCCTGCGAAAACGATCTTCCTGCCATACAATCGGTAACCACGCCGTATCACTCTTTATGAACGGTGCAAACGCACTTTTCACCCACTCCGATTTCAGTTTGGCCTGATCAGAGCCAGAGATTGATTGTAGCGCACAACCTCCACAAAGAGTTGCAACAGGGCAGGCTGGCGTGATGCGCTGATCAGAGGCTTCAAGCACCTCGACAATCTCGCCACGCCATACGCCACGCCGCTTTCCAGAGATATGTACGGCCAACTCATCACCGGGCACGGCATTGGCAACCAGCACAGTGTCACCATCTGCATGCACCAGCGCCTCACCGCCGGGCAGTATCGGGCCAGCACGCCCCTTCAGGGTTTTACCGATCATCGCTGTAGATGATCCAGATGATCAAACTGACTGAGATAATCAGGGCGTGCGCTCTCAACCCCTTTTGCCTGTCCCAATATCTTAAACACCTCACCCATGCCGTATGGCATCAATACCCGTTTGGCGTGCGCCATCAGATGCATGCTGGCGGCATCATTCTGCATCGCCAGCGACTGCACAAAGGCTTGTACTGATGGTGATTGCGCAAGCCAGCCACCCTGCGACATCCAGAGCAGTGGAGTCAGACCAACGGCTCTGCCAGCCTTTACCAGCGCCGTGAAATCGACATGGGCTGTGATATCGCGACTGCCGGGATCTTCCAACACATCCTCACTGGCGGCCTGACCGATATGAGCCATCAGTGAACCCTCACGCCTGCCCTCGCGGTAGTACTCCTGCTGTGAATAGCCGTAATCATTGGTAAAGATAAAACCGCGCTCAACGATAGCGGCCAACTGCTCTTGCCACTCTTTCAGACCCGGATTCCACTCACTGACATAACCATCCTGCCAACCTGCAATCAGTTCATCTGCAATCTCTGGCCCATCATCAATAATCTTTTCACCATTTTTCCAATCAAAACCTGCCTCAGTGGCGACCACACCACGCTCATAAAAAGCACCACCTGAGTGAGCAAAACAGCGCACCGGAAAGGCATCGGGCAGCTCATTACTGAAAACAATAATATTTTCGCGTGGTTCAACCGCATCAAGTGTGGAGACAACGTCAACGTCAAAACCGGATGCGCCAAACAGTTCGATCTGGCGCTGACGCAACTGCGCACTACGCTCAACCGAGATCACAGCTGTGGGTTGCGTCATATTAAACTGGGCGATCATGCCCAGCGTTGAAGCCAGTAGTTTGCCGGAACCGGAACCCTGCTCCAGTAGTGTCCACTGCGCCGGCTCACCCAGCTCTTTCCATGCCCAGAAGAGCAGATCGGCAAAACCGAGTGATAACCAGGGGCCAAGTTCAGGAGCAGTGACAAAATCCCCTTTTTCACCGAAAACGGTTTTCGATTCGTAATAACCGAGTCCCGGTTCGTAAAGCGCAGCCTGCATAAATCGGTCAAAAGGGAGGAAACCATCACCCTCTTGAATCCGGTTTTGAATCATCTTATATAACTGTTGATGCTCGGACATGGTTGACGCTTTTACCCCCCAGGACTAACTTGTCGTGCAATTCCAATCCAAAGAGGAAATTAAATGTCTTCAGATTTAATCATTCATGTCAGTGACGAAAGTTTTGATGCCGATGTACTAAAAGCAGGCGGCCCTGTCGTCGTTGACTTCTGGGCCCCATGGTGCGGCCCGTGCAAACAGATCGCCCCGATTCTGGACGAAGTTGCAGGCGAGAAGCAAGGTCAGGTAACAATCGCCAAAATCAATATCGATGATAACC
Proteins encoded:
- the mnmA gene encoding tRNA 2-thiouridine(34) synthase MnmA → MERTAEEIIAEVVGGLKHLKGVRVIAAMSGGVDSSVMAALLKEAELDVIGVFLNVWDYSREDVNAHGSCCSLEDSYDARRVADSVGIPFYAMDMREEFRRDVIDPFVADYETGRTPNPCERCNRFVKFGALLKAADQLEAKYVATGHYVQRSDDESGIHLLKGNDAKKDQSYFLATTNREQASRILFPVGGLEKDDTRKLARFYKLPTAEKHESQDICFIPAGDRIAFLKREGASAGFIEGDIVDTQGNRLGRHQGIAHYTLGQRKGLGLPDGPWHVVGLDGVKAIVVVAHPEDAVIREVEVADISWIRKPHTCEAVTAKVRYQMQPAACVVSETGDALHIQFHEPQKPTAPGQVAAFYAGDELLGGGIVSRIL
- a CDS encoding DUF4743 domain-containing protein, translating into MAYADHIKALNSWNPDNFLPFVVDGIEVGRIRHDFADQLAGFHDCFVVNDKQVLLHSQLTGFEQRSDAVATVLSSLAESGAVTHLMGEMFPVLEAFGKPALLQIDRASVSQFGIRAFGQHLNGYVQTSDGLAMWIARRASDRRAFPGKLDQLVAGGLPYAISLAENLAKECREEADIPPELAAAAEYVGQISYCCEVAKGVRHDTIFCYDLLLPESFSPRCTDGEVESFALMPIEKVAEIVRDTEDFKPNCNLVVIDFLQRHGFIEADLNPHNATAGQIQVEC
- a CDS encoding VOC family protein, encoding MFSFHHVSLSVQNLESSIEFYATFGFEPVYDWQAEDKKVAIVHLTQGIHAHRPTGDLQSSKRQSGPFVKQEEVLLELFCFEDATEAPESSKELATDLPRIGIKHFGIRVTDIHGALTHLRQLGLADDVEVVEGKTGIQYFFIKDPSGILVEIVQDDRGL
- a CDS encoding bifunctional diguanylate cyclase/phosphodiesterase — translated: MNIYEAEVFLSQLPLPAAHFNPSGEVVYLNSAFTKLFGYTKADIPTVEAHWPVFFPDDAYREKVQKDWGTMLEKSAKSGVPIQPMLLDIVAKNGEVKKLEVHSLQIGTLAITMWIDFTAKVKAEEELRIAATAFDSEAGMLITDSDGVIVRVNKAFTRLTGYSSEDALGQTPAMLKSGRQDKAFYQRMWSILLKKGFWQGEMWNKRKNGSIYVELLTITAVVAPDGRVRNYVGTFSDISRSKETEAKIHRLAYYDSLTRLPNRRLLLERVGQALTSTKRSGSYGALLFIDLDKFKTLNDTRGHDVGDMLLQQVAKRLVSCIRESDTVARLGGDEFVVMLKGLNANKIEAVAQTEVTGEKILATLNQSYLLAGHQHHSTPSIGVTMFSGKLLSSEELLKQADIAMYQSKEDGRNTLRFFDPEMQEIVTQRAVLETDLREALAQRQFVVYYQPQIVGDGRYTGAEALVRWQHPQRGLVSPLDFIPLCEETGLVLPLGHWVLETACMQLAKWAEKPDMAHLSIAVNVSANQFHQENFVDQVLAALRNAGANPYKLKLELTESMLVSDVENIITKMSILKDHGVRFSLDDFGTGYSSLSYLKRLPLDQFKIDKSFVRNILTDSNDAAIAKTIISLSDSLSLRVIAEGVEIDAQKDFLARHGCHAFQGYLFSKPVPIEKFEQLLKSSHT
- a CDS encoding ABC transporter substrate-binding protein → MKIFLLRSILCVLLLAGCQQAESDRDLLRVGLAQLPITVDPRFATDAASVRVQDFLHRGLLRLDASFNAEADLAERWSHPEPLLWHFRIKQGITFSDGSPVTANDVAATLNAVIDAKLVSPLKASFSAIERVEVDSEHQITIHLSKPDASLLTRLNLGILPASIASAPHDAHKTIGCGPYKLTEWGESGITLERRENVGSVAKIRFNGVKDPVTRVLKLTRGELDFVQNDLPPHLLPYIREQKQLNIQTAPSTTFSYIGLNMQDRVVGDVRVRKALALALDRNKLKAALFSDLPVLAETVLTASHWASNPLPVTPFDLTEAESLLDQAGFPRDKDGIRFVLNYRTSTDPIRLRLATAIAAMWQQVGIKVSIESLEWGGFYARIKRGDFQVFSLAWVGITDPDIYRWILHTEMWPPKGANRGRYSNPQVDSWLDAAAAGESQPERKLIYAKIQQKMQQDKVYIPLWYDPVIAVSGPRISGFKPMPDGNLRGLMDVQIKN
- a CDS encoding class I SAM-dependent RNA methyltransferase, giving the protein MIGKTLKGRAGPILPGGEALVHADGDTVLVANAVPGDELAVHISGKRRGVWRGEIVEVLEASDQRITPACPVATLCGGCALQSISGSDQAKLKSEWVKSAFAPFIKSDTAWLPIVWQEDRFRRRVRWSVGSDRAGLFLGFKAFASHQPVRHRDCLVVTPQLNQLARLIEKNMHLNGVASVQALQLNDGIHLIIETEHPPESIATDELDALVLQWWWRDAQGITRPLKKPVIPLHDQLPAGNLDVAVTVGPDGFVQGQVEGNRELIAQIQDWAGKPRRIADLFCGIGNLSLPLAAASGAEVFGAELNAASVRAAAANAKALHVKASFTEANLFEDFDIEPYIGADLLLLDPPRRGAKRICDQISRLLPEKIIMISCDVAAGARDGAILKKHGYQFKALRALDLFPGAGHVEAMSLWTRI
- a CDS encoding class I SAM-dependent methyltransferase, which encodes MSEHQQLYKMIQNRIQEGDGFLPFDRFMQAALYEPGLGYYESKTVFGEKGDFVTAPELGPWLSLGFADLLFWAWKELGEPAQWTLLEQGSGSGKLLASTLGMIAQFNMTQPTAVISVERSAQLRQRQIELFGASGFDVDVVSTLDAVEPRENIIVFSNELPDAFPVRCFAHSGGAFYERGVVATEAGFDWKNGEKIIDDGPEIADELIAGWQDGYVSEWNPGLKEWQEQLAAIVERGFIFTNDYGYSQQEYYREGRREGSLMAHIGQAASEDVLEDPGSRDITAHVDFTALVKAGRAVGLTPLLWMSQGGWLAQSPSVQAFVQSLAMQNDAASMHLMAHAKRVLMPYGMGEVFKILGQAKGVESARPDYLSQFDHLDHLQR
- the trxA gene encoding thioredoxin TrxA, whose protein sequence is MSSDLIIHVSDESFDADVLKAGGPVVVDFWAPWCGPCKQIAPILDEVAGEKQGQVTIAKINIDDNPNTPGKYGVRGIPTLMLFRDGNVQGTKVGAVNKAKLTEFIDEHLD